The Sciurus carolinensis chromosome 18, mSciCar1.2, whole genome shotgun sequence region AGCAACCCATCAAACACGTGGTGGTCTCTGGTTCTAGAGCTAGTGGCTAGGGTGTCCTGGGCAAGAGAGTGGGCACCCTCTTGGGAGAGTGGGGAAAGGCCACAGCCCAGTCCCACCACCGTTCCTCCTTGTGAAGACTGCTCAGACCTCTGTGCAGAGCGGTGGTGACCTGGGGCTTCCTGTTTCAGGTTTGGCGTGAACGACCTCGCTCACCTGTGTGAGCAGGTGCCTGTCCCCATGGACTCGAGGGCGAAcggcaggaagaggaagaggagcattGTGACAGCAGAGTGGAGAGTTTCCAGGGACTCTTGAGGGCAGtgtgggcagaggaggaggagggaaacgGAGACTCTGCTTGAATCTGAGCGCCAACAAGAAGACAGGGAACAGGTCAATGAAgcagaaatggaagaaatttatGAATTTGCAGCTACTCAGCGAAAGCTACTCCAGGGGGAGAGAGCACCAGACACAGAGGAGGACAGTGACCAACCCGGGGAGGACAGTCCAGTGACTGGGCCCATGCTGGCAAGGGTCCAGGGTAATGAACAGTTGGAAAAGCCAATGGAGTTGCCTGGGCCTGGAAAAGAAGAGGCCCCAGCCCTCTGGGGAAACGGAGGACATTCCCTTCTGCTGCTCCCAGGCCGGCATTCAGTCAGCACGGGAGAGGCAGAGACCCATGAGCAGAGGTGCCCACAGACGCACCTAGCCATGGCCTCTCTGGGGGCTGCTGGGCAGGGAAAAAAGAAGGCTTCCTTTTGCATTCAGTCGAGATCTGTGATCAGGAACAGGTCTTTTCATCAGCTCAAGAATCTGGACTGTCCCAAATAATAAGCAGTCATGATGAGCAGAGGGACACTGTCCAGGAGAGGCAGATGGAGATGGCCTGTCCCCTGGCTGCACAGCAGATGCTCCTGCCCACACCCATGCTGCCCACTGTCACAGCCCCTGGGAGGCAGGAGTCCTGGCCAGTCGCAGCTTCACCTTCACGTGGGTGACTCCTCCCCAGCGACACCTCAGTCACACAGTGGTGTTTCTTGGGTGGCCGCCCCAGCATCACCATCTCCACTTGGACCCTTCCAGGCAGAAGAGGGACACTAGCATTCTCACATCACGTACAGAGCCAGGTCACTGCAGAGGCGAAGGGTGTACTTCCATGTTAGAAGGCAAAAATAAGGGTGTCCTGATTTCTCCAGAAAAATCTTCTCCCATTGACCTGACCCGATCTCAGTCTGACCTCTCGAGCACCAGGTCCCAGCAGTTTTCCATCCCATGTGAGCAAAGAGAATGAGGTCATCCTTTTACTGGATTCAGATGAAGAGTTGGAACTAGAACAGACCAAAACAAAGTCCATTTCTAATGACCTCCAGAAGAAAGGAGAGTTCTGGAATTCAGCCCCAGGTCCTCTGAGCTGTTTTCAGTCATCGATGTTGATGCAGATCAGGAACATTGTAGCCCACCGAGGGAGAAACTGAGAcacagcaggaggaaggagagggagagttAGAGAATCCGGACATGTTGGGCCCTGGAAGGGCCCCCTGGTTGTTCAAGTGACCAGGAGAGCAGCCTGGATGAGGACAGCACAGACACCTCATGGCTGGTGCCTGCCACCCCACTGGCCAGTAGGAGCCGTGACTGCTCATCACCAAACACAAATCACAAGCCTCAGGACCAGGATTCCAGAGGATAAGGTGGGTCGGCACACGCCCAGCGCCgcctcaggacacagggcagtGCAGGAAGCTGCGCAGTTTTCAGTGATCATGCCCCAGACGTCGcctgacagcagaaggcaggCCTACGGGAGCCCTCCCCGTCCCCCGCCCCAGGTACCACTCGCTCTCTTTGCCTCCAGCTGAGGCCGGAGCAAGAGGCCTCCCTGATTTCACCAGCAGGTTCCAGAAGCTCTCGCCGCTGGGCCATGCCTGCCAAAGCAGGCTTCAGCAAGTGAGGTGGTGGGAAGTTGGGGACAGTGAAGATGAGCAGGAGGTGACCTCCCATCAGGTAAACAGCAGTCCGCTGCTGGGACGGTGACCCCCAGTTCCCGTGGATGACCGTTGTTGGCATGTTGAGCCACTCTCACCAATTCCAATTGACTACTTGAACCTGGAACGCACTGGCCCCCTGAGCACCAGCAGTCCAGCAGACGGACCCAGGAGGCTCTGGACAGCAGTGATTGCACTCCCCAGGACTCCCAGGCACCACTCCAGTTCGAGGAAGCTGTGCTGCCCATAGAAAATCTCAGCAGCAGTCCCCACAAGCCAGTTCCTCAGGGAGCAGCAGGCTGAGCTTTCTGAATCCAGCCCTGTGGGACAACTGGGATGGGGAAGAGCAGAAGTCCCCAGAGGCTCCACCTACGGCCCAGACACCAAGTGCCACCGAGCTCAGCCATCAGAAGGGCCAGAGACGCCACGTGAGTGGCcgtgagggtggggaggggtcctGACTTTTATGCTGTTTGATGGTAGGGGGGTGTGGAGGGCAGTGTTAAGTGGGCTGGTGGTGCTGAAGGGCTGGCTCACCTGGGTGGGACCCTTCCATTGCCTGCAGACCCCTTTCCACAGTGACTGGGGGTTAGGCTGCCTGTTGAGCTCAGGCCCCATAGCCAGTCAGTCTTTGTTCCCAAGCTGGCCTGAGTCCTCACTAGTGCTCACCTGCACACTTGTTAAAACCCTGTACCTGTGACCTCCCCTCCAGAGCCCTGGGCCAGCACCCCAGAGGTAGCAGCTCCCACCAGCAAGCCTCTCAGTTGCAAATCTGCACTCACCTGTGCATCCACAGTCATTGAGGATAGGGCCTCAGGTGCCTGTCTGTGGCGTGTCATGGCAGCGCTAGTGTTGACAAGGTGTAAGTCACCCAAATGTCCCTCTACAGATGAACTGGCAATGTGCTTTATCCGTACTGCAGAATGTTCCACCATAAAAAATGCCGTGCTCGGCTGGTGtcgtggttcagtggtggagcacttgcctagcatgtgtgaggccctgggtataaataaatgaataactaaaGGTCcctcaacagctaaaaaaaatgcAATACTGACTCGTGACAgtgtggatgaaccttgaaaatgttATGCCAAGTGACAGAGGTCACATAGCTTATGACTTTGtttctatgaaatatccagaaatcCAGAGTGATAGGTGCTTGGAACTGAGGGAAGTGGAAGTGACTACTTACTGGGTACAGGGCTTCcttctggggtgatgaaaatgttttggaaccaGATCGAGGTGGTGGTCACCCAACACTGAATGTGCTGACGCATTTTTAATGTGAACTCCATCTCATTagacagaaagggctggggccaACTCAAAACACAGGCTTAGAATGCACGAGGGCCTGGTTCAAGccctggtatcaaaaacaaaatacaaaaacacaaatggggccaggcgtggtggcccacacctgaaatcccagcggctgggcagccaaggcagaaggattgcaagttcagagccagcctcagcaacttaacaaagccCAGAGGttctgtctcagaattaaaaaacaaaaagagctggggctgtaactcagtggtaagagcccctgggtttaaacAGGAAAGGGGAGGCCGGCAGCCCCTGCTCTGCCTCACCCCCCTAGGAAGTGGGCCCATTTCCAGCTCATCTCGACACTCTGCAGGCTCGAAGCCCCTCCTGCCCAGGCATTCACAGTGAAGAGAAAGGGCAGGTATCTGCCTGCTCCGGTGCTCCCTCCCCTTCGAAATCCCTGACCGCTCAGGCTATGGCGGTGCTTACCCTTCAGTGGCTCCAGAGTTGCTGAGCGCTGCTGAAATGCACGTGGCCTGCCCTACCCCATGCCAGAGCTTCTGCTCCAGAAGGCCCCTGGGGActcagaatttgcatttcttaccCGTTCCCAGAGTGGTGCTGTGAGAACTTGTGCAGTAGCTTGAGACCTCGGGCTAAGTCAGCCAGGCGGGGAGGCAAGCTGCAGTCTAGGAGGGTGGCTTGGGAAGTGCCCTTGTCACAGAAGGGTGAGGGGAGGCTGCACAGTCCTCACCTGTCGGTCTTCAACAGACTGACTTCTTTAAAGatggctttattgagatataactcaCATGCCACCAAGTTTGCCCCTCCAGAGCGTGCCATTGGGTGGTTTCCAGCACAGCCACTGTGCTGTGCAGCCGCCACCTTGGTCCAGTTCCAGAGGTTCTCGCCTGCTCAGAGCAGAACCAGCAGCCACCTTGCCAGCCCCTGCCGCTGACCATCCATTTCCTGGCAATTTGGCTGTTCTGCACACTTCACATAAGGGGAATCTATGGTCTTTGTGTCTAGCTTCTTTCCCTTAGCGTAAggtttcaaggttcatccatctTGAATGACGTTACCAGTACGTCTTTCCTTTGTGTATTGGAAGACTCCCATCGGGTAAGCAAGTGACATTGGGTTTGTTCATTCATCCAGTAGTGGATGTTTGGGTTATTTCCAGCTTTTTGGTTACTAGGAATAATGCTCCTTATGAACCTTCATGtgtaagtttttgtgtggacataaattttcatttttcttttgtatgtacTTAGACgtggaattgctgggttgtaCAGTAACTTTATTGGAGAAGCGCAAGTCTGTCTGCGAAGTGGCTCCTCCATTCTCATCCCCACTAGCCAGCTGCCACGCAGTCGCGATTTCTCCATGTCTTTGCCCGCACTTGCTGCTGTTTTCGTTCCAGCCAGCCTGGTGGATGCACAGTGGCATCTCcttgtgttttgattttcatattcttGAGGGCTGCTGATGCTGAACATCTTTCACATGCTTCCTGGccattcctgtattttctttgaagaaacatctgctcagattctttttttttgggtgctggggatcgaacccaggtccttgtgcttacaaagcaagcagtctaccgactgagctatctccccagccccatctgctcagattctttgcctattttttgtttgtttttgttttagggaCTTTGAGGtaccaggtccttgcacatgttaggcaggctctccaccgctgagccacatcctggccctttttattttgagacaggatctcactaagttgcacacaCTGACCTCAAACTagctgtcctcctcctccttcagcctcccaagtagctgggattacaaacatgtaccaccaagcccatgtctttgcctattttaatttatcatctttttattgttgaattattAAAAAGTACTAATGTCCAAGTCTGTCAGTGTTGCCCACTATCTGAAGCCATCGCTGTGTATCAGGTGTTGTTGGGCTGTTGGGTTGAGTGGTCCCAGGGCCCATTTACCAGGCAGCAGCACTGTCCCAGGAGGGCCCTCGGGCTGTGCTAGGCTGCTTTCCAACAGGAAGACATACTCCAAACAGTGGAGGGTGGGTATCCCTGCTCTCGGTGGGCAAAGTGCTGCTTGGGGTCTTTGAGAGACATTTCTCTTGGTGACACTTGCAGAACCAGAAGTAGTCATAAATCCACATCTCTCAGACTGAGATGTTGCTTCTTTTTTACCCAGAAGGTGCTAATCAGAAGAAGAACTTGCCCCCAAAGTGCCCATAACTCCAATGCCAAGGTATTCCATCATGGAGACCCCGGTGCTGAAGAAAGAACTGGACAGGTTGGTGGTGCTCTTGCCAGCGTGCTCGCATATGGTCTCTCCCCTCCTGTGCATTACCAGCTCATCTAGACTGGGAGCAGAACCATCCAACAGGTGGTCCTTCAGATCTGATGGGCactgctgggctgggcctgggaggAAGCTTCTGCCATCAACTCTGCAGGGAGCGTGTGGCTCCTGGGTGGGGTGAGCGGTCTGGGACCGTGTGCATACTGCTCCCAGAGTCCATGGCCCTAAGAAGCCAACAAATGAGACTCCATCAGGTCACCGTGAGGTAACAGGTCTCCATGctccacagggtgagagagaagacTTCATGTTTTTCAGAGAACATGAAAGCTTTCTCCTCCTGTGGAATGCCGCTCCTTAGCTTGGTGCCTGGGGCTCTCCTGCTCAGGGCCTCCTGGGTACTCTGTAGCATACGCTTGCTTGGCGCATGAGTGTTCCAGTGTCAGTCCCACAGAGACATTCCTTAAATCTGTTGGTACTTGCTCTGTGCCAGCCTGTGACGGCAGGAAGTGTGTAGACAGACCTCAGAGCTGGGCCCTAAAGTTCACCTGCTTCCCTGTTCAGGTTTGGAGTCCGCCCACTCCCCAAACGCCAGATGGTTTGAAACTGAAGGAGATTTTCCAGTACACTCATCAGACCCTGGAGTCTGACTCTGAGGATGAGGTCCAGTCTTCACAAGTGCCTCTGGAGGCACCTCACAGCCAGACCATGACCACCGAGACCTACAGGCCTTCCCAGGCAGGCCACACCCAGCCCAAGGCCACTGCAGGTCCCAGGACCCAAAGGTCCAAAGGCCCACTAAGACCAAGGGCCCCCGACATCGAAAGCAGCAGCCTGTTGAAAGCATCCTGCACCCAAGGAAGTCAGCAACTGAGGAGCCACCTCCAGGCCCTGATGGTGACGCCCAGCTCACAGCCCCCCAGGAGTCCGTGGCCACCTATGTGGACGGCAATGACAGCTCCTTTAGCTCACAGAGGTAACTGGACGGAAGCAACAGAGCTGGCCTCATGTGTCCTCTGACCAGCAGGACTGAGGGATGGGATGTTCAGAAACCCGTGGCCATTTGGCTTGAACTGGAGGAAGCCCAGGTGGCTTAAAGGCAGTTTCCTAAGTCCCCAGCAGACCTGTAGAATCCTTGTTCCTTTCCCACACCTGGACCTCCCAGTTTATGGGGGATCCAGCTCAGTCAGCCCGGCTGTGGGGTACCATGAGGAGATCCTGCCACCCTGGGGGCGCGGTCATCTCTGCCATGCCAAGCCCCGCAGGGCCACAGGAACACACTTCTTCCCTCTGAGGGGCTTCTGGTCTCATCTAGAGAGGAAGGGTGCCCCAGAACACGCTCTCTCTTTTCAGTTCTTCCTCCTGTGAGTGTGGAGCTGCCTGGGAGTGCGCGGGAGAAGacgaggaggctgaggaggctgaggaggggatCGGCGGCTCACAGGCAGCCGTCCGGGCGGCGGACGCGGAGGAGGCTGTGAGGCGCTACATCCATTCCAAGCCAGCCTTGTACCGGAAGGTGCTGATGTACCAGCCCCTGGAACTGGCAGAGCTGCAGGAGGAACTGAAGCAGAACGGCATCCGTGTGGCCACCGGCAAGCTGCTGGAGGCCCTGGACGCCCACTGCATCACCTTCACCACTGCCGCGGCCCGCAAGGAGAAGCTCAAGCAGAAGGGGCGCCGGCGCGCAGGCCGGAAGAGGGGGCAGCGGGATTGACAGGGCCCTCCTCCCCCTGCCAGTGGCCTAGCCCCTGTCACCCCCTCTGGCCATCTCCGGGAGGGGCTGGACACCAGCCGTCCTGCTGTGCCCATGAGTGATGACAGCCTCTCCTGCTCTGCCCGCTCTTTGGGGCAGTAGCTGGAGCATGTTGCCCACTTATTTAGGGCCCTGTGTCAGTGCACAGTCTGTCTCCCCTTAGCCTAGCAGGGCCCCTGCCAGTGTTCCAGAGGGGCAGTTAGCCACCCTAGCTGGTCAAGAAAAGGCCCAGTTCTGCCCCATCTGCCACTGTCCTGCAGGCCCAGGCAGACTGCCCCATGAGTGCCCCAGCTGGCCAGCCTGTCTTCCTTCTCTGCACTCAGACCAAGCCCAGCCACCACCAGCAGACCCTGTGTCCACAAGctgcctgcaccaccatgccccaggGGCTGCTCCTGGCCTAACCATCTGGCCCAGACTTGTCACCAGCAGTCTCCAAACTCAGCAGTGCACAAGGGCCCAGCACAACTCTTGAAGACCCCTGAACAAGCATGCTGTTAGTGGGTTTCATCCACACGTGTCGCTCTGGTCTGGGAGTAGTGTGGAGCACAGGAGGAGCAGAGCTGGGGTCTCCACGTCCTGTGAACGTCCTCGTCTGTCGAATACAGCACAGTTGGTTTTGTATGATGtgcaataaacataaaaagactTATAAAAACCTAAATGCTGTGGTCTGGAAAAATCTGCAAGGGACCCAGGTTGTGAACTTGAGCTCCAGCCCCTGCTTCCCGCCTGGGATTCCAGAGACTTCTTTGTGCCTGTTCTCCTCTAGGGTGCCAGGCCCActgtctccctttttctctggTTTCTAGATAAGAGACACAGATGCTCTTTGTTCCCACACTGAAGGGAGCCCTCACTGGCTGTGCTCAGGAGGCCGGGGGACCACACCAGCTGTACCTGGGGGTCGTTTCAGGAGCAGGGTGCCTAGACCTGCCAGTCAACCTGCCGATTACTGCCCCAACCTGTGTGCTGGGCCCTGGCTTCATCCTGTCCCACCTAGTAGACTAGTAGAGGAGACAACCTCTGGCCTGTCCCCTGCCTAGCATGGGGGTCAGGGCTTAGTGGCCTGAAGGGTGGCATCAAGGACAGCTTCCTGGAAGAAGGATTTGTGAACAGGGCATTGAGGGCAAATAGCACTTAGGAGAAAACAGGGCTTCTTGAATACGTGTGTGTGCTGGTGGAGGGACCCCAGCCTGGCTCACGTTGCTCTGGCATCCAAGGGTTGGAGAGTTCTGATGCCCCTTCCTGGTGCTGACTTAGGAACATGAGAGAGAATTGCTGAGGCAGAAGGCGACTCTGGTCCTTGACCAGCTCCCCGGGGTTTGTAGTTTGGTGATGCGCTTTGTCCTGAAACAACTGAGGAGGAGGTTGCTGCTTCCAGGAGGGAAGGGGTTACGTAAGGCGCTGCAGCTGTATGGGCCCTGGCCCTACTGGATTAGTCTAGTCACTGCGTTGGAAAACACCAGTGAGGCCAGCTTCCTGCACAAGGCAAGGCGAGTCCCCAGAGGCTGCTCTGCTCTGACGAGAAGAAAGCCCAGAGCCCTGCAGAATGTTCGCTGGATATATCTGGACCGCCTGTGCCTTCAGCATTAACCAGACCTCTCAGCCTGCCCTCTTTCTGTGGCCTTGGCCTTGACCACAGCCTGCGTTTGTCCACCAAAGTAGTCAGAGGAGAACCACTGGCCCAGGCAAGGAGACTCAGGAAGGGTCCCAGGCCTGGCAGGCAGGAAGTCTCATGCCGCTGCTGAGTTAGGAAGTGCTAACCCTGCTCCGGATGGACAAAGAGTCCCAGACCAGTAAAAACTCAGGAACCTCTTCGTCCCCCACCCCGAACTCCCAGGAGCCAGAATGGCTCCCCCAGCTAACTGACAAGAACAGGGATCAGCCCTGTGGAGGCTGATAGATGTGCCTGGGGGAAGTCATCCTTATCCAGCAGAATCAGAtggttccctgtctagttcccctgagagaatggctcccctaactccactctatcctgtccatcacagaagaagctcctcccagccttgccccctttacctgtgtgtctataaataaaagagagttgggcaactccatgttgttgttagaggccagagctggtatggccagacccgtcacgccccctctcatttaaaaagagttctggctctgtgtgtttattgagtagataagtttttggaTAACTGAGTGATGCACAGCCGACaccatcctctggcagttaaccctttcctcattCATGGGAACGTGGCTGAGAGGCCTGCCACATATGCCTGTGAGCTGGGTGTAGATCTGGGAGGCTCCCCAAGATCCTTCAGAGGAGGCTATTTCCTCTGATGCGTGCTCAACATCTGTCCACAGGACCCAGGAGGGGAAGCTGAGTGAGCCCCTCTGTCCTCTTCATGTGACAGACCCATCGGGCCCTGTGGTTTCCGGCATCCTGTGGGTGGCCTGGTTCAGAGCCTTTGCTGCACCCGTGGCAGAGCTGCAGCCACTGGttctgcgctctgcccgcctgGAGGCTCACGGGGCTTCTTGGAAGGCCAAGGTTGCATCCTCTCAGCACCAGGCATGTCCCTGGGTGCTTGGAAAGACTGctggagaggagggagcagggaggcagaCAGGGTGTCATGAGACTCAGCCCCTCCCCTCGCCACGCTGGAGAACCTGGGGAGCCTCCACAAAGGCCCTGCCCCCCACAAGCCGCGGTGTGTGTCTGACTCACTGCGCCACAGCCGTCCTCGGCTTCTCCTGCTAGCTGAGGAGACGCAGTCCCCAAAGCCCCCACCTTGTCGCTGACTTCCCTCTGTCCACATGTTAAGTGGCTTGCTCCCTGTCAGTGGGGATGTTCTGCACCTTAGCTTTGTGTGAAGTTGTCTCAGGTTGCTCCTCTGGGCCACGCTCTTTCCTCCCGCGCCCTTCCCCACCAGGACCGACCACCGGCTGAGGCCTGCCTGCGGGGCCGAGAGTGATCTGTGCCATGAGCAGCCACATTCTACTGTTTCAGCGTGCAGGTGACAGCTTCACGGTCCCCTGAACTCATAGCCGAGTCAGAGGTACCTGTGGAGTGACAGAAAAGAGAGACAAGGGGGCTAGAAAAGAGGACTGGCCACAGGATGTGGGAGCAGAGAGTGGGAGGAGTCTAGCCCCAGAGCTCTGGCCCCCCAGCCACTGGTCTTCCTCACCCGCTCCTGAACTGTGGATGGCCTGTCTCCCTTTCTGGCTGGTGGAGGGGGCACATGGACAGCTTTGACACCGTGCCACTGTCTGCTGTGCCCGTTCTGCAGGGATGTTCAGTCCCGGAACCCGGCACCAGTGTCACTCCCTGCTCTTAGACTTGTGGGCTGATGACAGAGAGAGGTGAGCCCGAGGCAAACCTGGCTCACTGATGTGTCTAGACTGTTGGCTTTTGAAATCAGACAGGAAGGAAGGCTGAGGTGGAGCCTGGCGGTACAGGAAGAGGTGAAGAACCAGGGCTGCAGTGACAAGTGACTGCACGCACTAAGCGCCCCTGATGCCTTCTGACCAGGCTTCTTCCGCCTCGGACCGTTCCTAAGGACTCGAGGACTCAGTTTTGGCACAGGGGTATCCAGGGCCTCCCACCACTGCCTAGCTGTGGGAGCAGGGTGCAGCCCAGGGCCAAGGGGATGGAGCGCCCTGGCTCCCCATCCTGGCATCTCTGGAGCAGCAGCATGGCCCAGGAGGTAAGTAGCGTCCAGGCCACCTTGgtgagggcagaggagggagggggagctgGCAGGAAGGAcggtaacttttttttcttttttatgtactgaggactgaacccagggcaggTCTACTatggagctacaccccaaccctttttattatttactttgagacagggtcttgctatgttgctgaggctggcctcaaacttgtaattctcctgtctcagcatcccaagttACTGGGTTTATAGTCATGGCTACCATGCTTGGCTAGAATGGTGACTTTAAGGCCTGAGTCACTCTGGGCATAGAGGAGACTCCAGTTAACTGTCCTCTGAGTGCTAGGAGCTGCTGAGGCCAAACTGGCTTCAAAGTGTGAAATAAAGAAACCTGCACAGGGACAGGCCCCAGGGGAGAAAGCCCCGTCTCCACAGGTACCAATGATGAGTGGGAAAAGCAGGAGGCGTCCTGCAGGACAGGCAGGCTGCATTGCTGGAAGCAGTAGCTGGGGCAGCAGTGCTGTCCCTCCTCCCCCATCGGCTGGACCCTAAGCAGCCCACCTGCTCTCTGTGCTTCACCTGTAAGTGGAGGCAACACCACCAGCACGTgcccaaagtcatgaggtcaagGGAGGAGGTACAGGTGGCTCATAAATGCCTGCTCGTCTGTGTGCAGCCCCTGGGCCCTTCCCAGTGCACCGCTGGCTTCCCAGAGGCGGAACCATCGAAGGCCTTCTTGGAACAGTGCTGCCAAGCTGGGTTGGGTGGATGCTGGCCATGCTGAGGGTACTGACCGACAGACCCACCCCATTGGACAGGTTCCTGGTTCTGGGTCTCTTCCTGGAGACATGTGCTTCCCTGAGCCTGGA contains the following coding sequences:
- the Slx4 gene encoding LOW QUALITY PROTEIN: structure-specific endonuclease subunit SLX4 (The sequence of the model RefSeq protein was modified relative to this genomic sequence to represent the inferred CDS: inserted 9 bases in 9 codons; deleted 12 bases in 10 codons; substituted 3 bases at 3 genomic stop codons) — encoded protein: MDESDDDFKELCASFFQRVKKNGTKQVSGERKTKKASDSTQIRSKLKKTKQSTAKSKTLHDSAGKKSQLGSQAPSTKRPEATNLQESEPALSVNGEGGVLASSLNQPKLQERAQSIQTENAPSGDPHPAPTCLTTAVPSPSKPRAAELVLQRMQQFKRADPERLRHASGECSAEATLEENSPKSPQEEMVAGNGYVSRLPATDSDAAVALALQQEFGREAASACDGSLEEKGLFFCQMCQKNLSAMNVTRREQHVNRCLDEAEKALKPSTPQIPECPICGKPFLTSKSRISHLKQCAVKMEVGPQLLLQAVRLQTAQSEAGDGPPAPSFSSCTEGLKRKGATNKKEPQKRGKVSKPSLPSEDLLVAMALSRSEMEQRPAVPALRLENAFSDKMRPGTEKRSRKKKPPASPPRVLVQDSETTGRQIEDRMAQMLSEEVELSSTPPLPASRISTGKWEEAXWHLQLPRGKRNFLWRXSALTGAWAVESFYTMALVPPIVPQQSAKEPELPLMLPKQPEPGVQKPPAFQSSHPAGLGPRDLLLSASQREHQALQDLVDLAEEGLSTSPQSCSRVAGETSDGARLGPSSLPLTGFVLPLKEKPLERGDHTLVPLGLLAADFSAMVNNPHLSDVQFQVDSGEVLYAHKFVLYARCPLLFQYVNNEGFSAVEDGDLNQRVLLSNVSSEAACAFLHYLYTADTGLPPRLVPALSSLALRFGVNDLAHLCEQVPVPMDXEGERQEEEEEHCDSRVESFQGLLRAVWAEEEEETETLLESERQQEDREQVNEAEMEEIYEFAATQRKLLQGERAPDTEEDSDQPGEDSPVTGPMLARVQGNEQLEKPMELPGPGKEEAPALWGNGGHSLLLLPGRHSVSTGEAETHEQRCPQTHLAMASLGAAGQGKKKASFCIQSRSVIRNRSFHQLKNLDCPKXXAVMMSRGTLSRRGRWRWPVPWLHSRCSCPHPCCPLSQPLGGRSPGQSQLHLHVGDSSPATPQSHSGVSWVAAPASPSPLDPSRQKRDTSILTSRTEPGHCRGEGCTSMLEGKNKGVLISPEKSSPIDLTRSQSDLSSTRSQQFPSHVSKENEVILLLDSDEELELEQTKTKSISNDPEERRVLEFSPRSSELFSVIDVDADQEHCSPPRXETETQQEEGEGELENPDMLGPGRAPWLFSDQESSLDEDSTDTSWLVPATPLASRSRDCSSQTQITSLRTRIPEDKVGRHTPSAASGHRAVQEAAQFSVIMPQTSPDSRRQAYGSPPRPPPQVPLALFASTSEVVEVGDSEDEQEVTSHQVNSSPLLGRXPPVPVDDRCWHVEPLSPIPIDYLNLERTGPLSTSSPAXRTQEALDSSDXHSPGLPGTTPVRGSCAAHRKSQQQSPQASSSGSSRLSFLNPALWDNWDGEEQKSPEAPPTAQTPSARAQPSEGPETPQGANQKKNLPPKXPITPMPRYSIMETPVLKKELDRFGVRPLPKRQMXLKLKEIFQYTHQTLESDSEDEVQSSQVPLEAPHSQTMTTETYRPSQAGHTQPKATAGPRTQRSKGPXKTKGPRHRKQQPVESILHPRKSATEEPPPGPDGDAQLTAPQESVATYVDGNDSSFSSQSSSSCECGAAWECAGEDEEAEEAEEGIGGSQAAVRAADAEEAVRRYIHSKPALYRKVLMYQPLELAELQEELKQNGIRVATGKLLEALDAHCITFTTAAARKEKLKQKGRRRAGRKRGQRD